CGGAGGTCGACGAGTTCCTCGGTCGCCACGAGACGGGCGTCCTCTCGCTTGCCCAGTCGGACGAGCCCTACTCGATTCCCATCTCCTACGGGTACGACGCCGGCGCCCGGGCGTTCTTCGTGCGACTCGTCTCGACGCCCGAGAGCGAGAAGCGGCGGTTCCTCTCGTCGTCGCCCCGCGCGCGTATCGTCGTCTACGAGGAGAGCGAGTCGAACCCGACGTCGACGTACCGGAGCGTCGTCGGCACCGGCACCCTCGAGGAGATATCGCCCGCGGAACTGACCGTCGAGCACGTCGAGCAGTACGGGAACGCGAAGCGACCGCTGTTCGAGATATGGGGACAGTCGAAGAAGGACCTCAACATCCAACTGTACACGCTCGACCCGGACGAACTGAACGGGCGACGGACGGAGATAGACCGAGACGCGGCCGAGTGACGGGAGCGCTCGGAACGGAATCCGTCAATAAATTCATTTCGGAGGAGGCCGCGCCGCCTACTATGATTCGCCTGATACGATTTGTCGGACTGTTGCTCCCGTACGTCGCTTTCGCCGGGCCTGTACGGTCATCGGCGCGGCGACGTGACGACTTCGACCGTCGGACGACCCGGTAACGGGGCTCGATTTCGCGAGCGTCGCCGAAGGACAGTTCGAGCGCTCTCCCGCGTCATCCGAAGATAGGTCCCGCGCGGCGAACCGAGAGACGAACCGTCAACAGGACGCGAAGTGCTGCGAGTCGACTGACGCCCCGCAGACGGGGCAGCCGTGCGTCAGCGTCGCTTCGCGCATCGGGCCGTTGACCTCGATTCGCTGACCGCACTCCGGGCAGGTGAAGACGAACTCGCTCATGGCCGCTGTTTCACACTCTCGCATATAGGCGGTTTGGCTCCGGGAGTCGACCGCAGTTCCGCCCGGATATCGGGGTGTATTTGACTCGGATGTGCGGACGCGGACGTTCCGAAGGGGTCACCGCCCGCCCGCCACCGACGAACGGGCCGACCGCTCGGCGCGTTCGCGACGGGTGATCGACAGCGAGAACTCGCCCGCGGCGTCCATCGACACCACGATGTCGTCGACGCGGCGGCGGTACTCGCTGGTATGCTTGCCCGAGCGACAGAGGCGGAGGCTCTCTTCGAGGAGTCCGGCCTCGGTGAGCGATTCCACTTTCCGGTACGTCGTC
The genomic region above belongs to Halogeometricum sp. S3BR5-2 and contains:
- a CDS encoding pyridoxamine 5'-phosphate oxidase family protein, with translation MPLAQETEMSDSEVDEFLGRHETGVLSLAQSDEPYSIPISYGYDAGARAFFVRLVSTPESEKRRFLSSSPRARIVVYEESESNPTSTYRSVVGTGTLEEISPAELTVEHVEQYGNAKRPLFEIWGQSKKDLNIQLYTLDPDELNGRRTEIDRDAAE
- a CDS encoding DUF7560 family zinc ribbon protein; translation: MSEFVFTCPECGQRIEVNGPMREATLTHGCPVCGASVDSQHFASC
- a CDS encoding helix-turn-helix domain-containing protein, whose product is MAVRHREYSDESRTVSDVAEVESLFDVLDDADCRAILRATSEEALSAGELSEQCDIPLSTTYRKVESLTEAGLLEESLRLCRSGKHTSEYRRRVDDIVVSMDAAGEFSLSITRRERAERSARSSVAGGR